A part of Brassica rapa cultivar Chiifu-401-42 chromosome A05, CAAS_Brap_v3.01, whole genome shotgun sequence genomic DNA contains:
- the LOC103868926 gene encoding histidine biosynthesis bifunctional protein hisIE, chloroplastic isoform X1 translates to MAISYNALAQTLQGRSTCFFFVPKALCIKQRSRSTVVFASNDKNIIALQSKVDNLLDRIKWDEKGLAVAIAQNVDTGAVLMQGFANREALSTTITSRKATFFSRSRSTLWTKGETSNNFINVLDVYIDCDRDSIIYLGTPDGPTCHTGAETCYYTSVLDQLIDDEASGEKLASTTLYSLESIISKRKEESTVPQEGKPSWTRRLLTDDALLCSKIREEADELCRTLEDKEEVSRTASEMADVLYHAMVLLSKRDVKFEDVLEVLRKRFSQSGIEEKQSRSK, encoded by the exons ATGGCGATATCTTACAATGCATTAGCACAAACTCTACAGGGGAGGAGTACCTGCTTCTTCTTCGTCCCCAAAGCCTTGTGCATCAAGCAGAGAAGCAGATCCACTGTCGTATTCGCTTCTAATGACAAGAACATTATTGCTCTTCAATCTAAg GTAGATAATTTGTTGGACCGCATAAAATGGGATGAGAAAGGATTAGCTGTGGCTATTGCACAAAACGTTGACACTGGAGCAGTATTAATGCAAGGCTTTGCTAACCGAGAGGCTCTCTCCACAACCATCACTTCTCGTAAAGCTACATTCTTCAGTCGATCAAGATCTACCTTGTGGACTAAGGGAGAGACATCCAATAACTTCATCAACGTCCTCGATGTTTATATTGACTGTGATCGCGATTCG ATAATTTACCTTGGAACACCTGATGGGCCTACTTGTCACACAGGGGCAGAGACTTGTTACTATACATCAGTTTTGGACCAGTTAATCGATGATGAG GCTTCAGGAGAGAAGCTAGCATCAACAACATTGTACTCGCTAGAATCAATCATTTCAAAGAGGAAGGAGGAATCAACAGTTCCTCAAGAAGGCAAACCGTCATGGACCCGGCGGTTATTGACCGATGATGCTCTGCTTTGCTCAAAGATCAG GGAAGAAGCAGACGAGTTATGCAGAACGCTTGAGGATAAGGAGGAAGTATCAAGAACAGCATCAGAGATGGCGGATGTGTTGTACCATGCGATGGTGCTTCTGTCTAAAAGGGATGTCAAGTTTGAAGATGTACTTGAAGTTCTTAGGAAACGCTTCTCTCAATCTGGGATCGAGGAGAAGCAAAGCCGTTCAAAGTGA
- the LOC103868926 gene encoding histidine biosynthesis bifunctional protein hisIE, chloroplastic isoform X2 — MQGFANREALSTTITSRKATFFSRSRSTLWTKGETSNNFINVLDVYIDCDRDSIIYLGTPDGPTCHTGAETCYYTSVLDQLIDDEASGEKLASTTLYSLESIISKRKEESTVPQEGKPSWTRRLLTDDALLCSKIREEADELCRTLEDKEEVSRTASEMADVLYHAMVLLSKRDVKFEDVLEVLRKRFSQSGIEEKQSRSK, encoded by the exons ATGCAAGGCTTTGCTAACCGAGAGGCTCTCTCCACAACCATCACTTCTCGTAAAGCTACATTCTTCAGTCGATCAAGATCTACCTTGTGGACTAAGGGAGAGACATCCAATAACTTCATCAACGTCCTCGATGTTTATATTGACTGTGATCGCGATTCG ATAATTTACCTTGGAACACCTGATGGGCCTACTTGTCACACAGGGGCAGAGACTTGTTACTATACATCAGTTTTGGACCAGTTAATCGATGATGAG GCTTCAGGAGAGAAGCTAGCATCAACAACATTGTACTCGCTAGAATCAATCATTTCAAAGAGGAAGGAGGAATCAACAGTTCCTCAAGAAGGCAAACCGTCATGGACCCGGCGGTTATTGACCGATGATGCTCTGCTTTGCTCAAAGATCAG GGAAGAAGCAGACGAGTTATGCAGAACGCTTGAGGATAAGGAGGAAGTATCAAGAACAGCATCAGAGATGGCGGATGTGTTGTACCATGCGATGGTGCTTCTGTCTAAAAGGGATGTCAAGTTTGAAGATGTACTTGAAGTTCTTAGGAAACGCTTCTCTCAATCTGGGATCGAGGAGAAGCAAAGCCGTTCAAAGTGA
- the LOC103868927 gene encoding probable methyltransferase PMT20 isoform X1, translating into MMKNGKQSSQPEKGSSRILSLTVLFIALCGFSFYLGGMFCSERVKIEANDVTSTTTKAVASPMKPTVSPLQIKSVSFPECSSELQDYTPCTDPKRWKRYGVHRLSFLERHCPPVYEKNECLIPPPDGYKPPIRWPKSRDQCWYKNVPYDWINKQKSNQHWLKKEGDKFHFPGGGTMFPRGVSHYVDEMQDLIPEMKDGTVRTAIDTGCGVASWGGDLLDRGILTISLAPRDNHEAQVQFALERGIPAILGVISTQRLPFPSNSFDMAHCSRCLIPWTEFGGIYLLEIHRIVRPGGFWVLSGPPVNYNRRWRGWNTTMEDQKSDYNKLQSLLTSMCFKKYAQKDDIAVWQKLSDKSCYDKIAKNMEAYPPKCDDSIEPDSAWYTPLRPCVVAPTAKVKNSGLGSIPKWPERLNVAPERISDVHGGSASGLKHDDGKWKNRVKHYKKVLPALGTDKIRNVMDMNTVYGGFAAALVKDPVWVMNVVSSYSANTLPVVFDRGLIGTYHDWCEAFSTYPRTYDLLHLDSLFTLESHRCEMKYVLLEMDRILRPGGYVIMRESSYFMDAITMLAKGTRWNCRREETEYAVESEKILVCQKKLWFSSNQTS; encoded by the exons ATGATGAAGAACGGGAAGCAATCTTCGCAACCCGAAAAGGGTTCTTCTAGGATCTTATCACTCACAGTTCTGTTCATCGCTTTGTGCGGTTTCTCCTTTTACCTCGGTGGTATGTTTTGCTCTGAGAGAGTCAAGATCGAAGCCAACGACGTCACAAGCACCACTACAAAGGCTGTAGCTTCCCCTATGAAACCAACAGTTTCGCCTCTTCAAATCAAATCCGTCTCTTTCCCTGAATGCAGTTCAGAGTTGCAAGATTACACGCCCTGCACCGATCCAAAG AGATGGAAGAGGTACGGTGTACACCGCCTAAGTTTCTTGGAGCGTCACTGTCCTCCAGTTTACGAGAAGAACGAGTGTTTGATCCCACCACCAGACGGGTACAAACCGCCTATAAGATGGCCGAAGAGCAGAGACCAGTGTTGGTACAAGAACGTGCCTTATGATTGGATCAACAAGCAGAAATCAAACCAGCATTGGCTCAAGAAAGAAGGTGACAAGTTCCATTTCCCTGGTGGTGGTACCATGTTTCCACGTGGAGTTAGTCACTACGTTGATGAGATGCAAGATCTGATTCCCGAGATGAAAGACGGTACAGTCAGAACCGCCATTGACACTGGCTGTGGG GTAGCGAGCTGGGGAGGTGATCTATTGGACCGTGGGATACTAACAATCTCTCTGGCTCCTAGAGATAACCATGAAGCTCAGGTTCAGTTTGCTCTTGAACGTGGGATCCCTGCTATTCTCGGTGTTATCTCTACGCAGCGTCTCCCCTTCCCTTCAAATTCTTTTGATATGGCTCATTGCTCTAGATGTCTCATTCCCTGGACTGAGTTTG GTGGGATCTATTTGCTTGAGATTCACCGGATAGTCCGACCTGGAGGTTTCTGGGTTCTCTCAGGTCCACCAGTGAACTACAACAGACGGTGGCGCGGATGGAACACAACCATGGAAGATCAGAAATCAGACTACAACAAGCTCCAGTCACTTCTAACCTCCATGTGCTTCAAAAAGTACGCACAAAAAGACGACATAGCCGTGTGGCAGAAACTCTCAGACAAATCTTGTTACGACAAGATCGCAAAGAACATGGAAGCTTACCCTCCAAAATGTGACGACAGCATTGAACCTGACTCCGCTTGGTACACTCCCCTCCGTCCCTGCGTGGTTGCACCGACCGCTAAAGTCAAGAACTCTGGACTCGGGTCGATACCGAAATGGCCCGAGAGATTGAACGTAGCGCCGGAGAGGATCTCTGATGTTCATGGAGGGAGCGCTAGTGGTTTGAAACACGATGATGGTAAGTGGAAGAACAGGGTTAAGCATTACAAGAAAGTGTTACCGGCTCTTGGGACAGATAAGATAAGGAATGTTATGGATATGAACACTGTTTATGGAGGCTTCGCTGCTGCTCTTGTCAAGGATCCTGTTTGGGTCATGAACGTTGTCTCGTCCTACAGCGCCAATACGCTTCCTGTTGTCTTTGATCGTGGTCTCATTGGAACCTACCACGACTG GTGCGAAGCTTTCTCGACGTATCCAAGAACATATGATCTTCTTCACCTTGACAGCCTTTTTACACTTGAGAGCCACAG GTGTGAGATGAAGTACGTTTTGCTGGAGATGGACCGGATATTGAGACCGGGTGGATATGTAATAATGCGAGAATCGAGTTATTTCATGGACGCAATCACGATGTTGGCCAAGGGGACGAGGTGGAATTGTCGGAGAGAGGAGACTGAGTATGCCGTGGAAAGCGAGAAGATTCTGGTTTGCCAGAAAAAGCTTTGGTTTTCGTCTAACCAAACCTCTTGA
- the LOC103868927 gene encoding probable methyltransferase PMT20 isoform X2, whose product MMKNGKQSSQPEKGSSRILSLTVLFIALCGFSFYLGGMFCSERVKIEANDVTSTTTKAVASPMKPTVSPLQIKSVSFPECSSELQDYTPCTDPKRWKRYGVHRLSFLERHCPPVYEKNECLIPPPDGYKPPIRWPKSRDQCWYKNVPYDWINKQKSNQHWLKKEGDKFHFPGGGTMFPRGVSHYVDEMQDLIPEMKDGTVRTAIDTGCGVASWGGDLLDRGILTISLAPRDNHEAQVQFALERGIPAILGVISTQRLPFPSNSFDMAHCSRCLIPWTEFGGIYLLEIHRIVRPGGFWVLSGPPVNYNRRWRGWNTTMEDQKSDYNKLQSLLTSMCFKKYAQKDDIAVWQKLSDKSCYDKIAKNMEAYPPKCDDSIEPDSAWYTPLRPCVVAPTAKVKNSGLGSIPKWPERLNVAPERISDVHGGSASGLKHDDGKWKNRVKHYKKVLPALGTDKIRNVMDMNTVYGGFAAALVKDPVWVMNVVSSYSANTLPVVFDRGLIGTYHDW is encoded by the exons ATGATGAAGAACGGGAAGCAATCTTCGCAACCCGAAAAGGGTTCTTCTAGGATCTTATCACTCACAGTTCTGTTCATCGCTTTGTGCGGTTTCTCCTTTTACCTCGGTGGTATGTTTTGCTCTGAGAGAGTCAAGATCGAAGCCAACGACGTCACAAGCACCACTACAAAGGCTGTAGCTTCCCCTATGAAACCAACAGTTTCGCCTCTTCAAATCAAATCCGTCTCTTTCCCTGAATGCAGTTCAGAGTTGCAAGATTACACGCCCTGCACCGATCCAAAG AGATGGAAGAGGTACGGTGTACACCGCCTAAGTTTCTTGGAGCGTCACTGTCCTCCAGTTTACGAGAAGAACGAGTGTTTGATCCCACCACCAGACGGGTACAAACCGCCTATAAGATGGCCGAAGAGCAGAGACCAGTGTTGGTACAAGAACGTGCCTTATGATTGGATCAACAAGCAGAAATCAAACCAGCATTGGCTCAAGAAAGAAGGTGACAAGTTCCATTTCCCTGGTGGTGGTACCATGTTTCCACGTGGAGTTAGTCACTACGTTGATGAGATGCAAGATCTGATTCCCGAGATGAAAGACGGTACAGTCAGAACCGCCATTGACACTGGCTGTGGG GTAGCGAGCTGGGGAGGTGATCTATTGGACCGTGGGATACTAACAATCTCTCTGGCTCCTAGAGATAACCATGAAGCTCAGGTTCAGTTTGCTCTTGAACGTGGGATCCCTGCTATTCTCGGTGTTATCTCTACGCAGCGTCTCCCCTTCCCTTCAAATTCTTTTGATATGGCTCATTGCTCTAGATGTCTCATTCCCTGGACTGAGTTTG GTGGGATCTATTTGCTTGAGATTCACCGGATAGTCCGACCTGGAGGTTTCTGGGTTCTCTCAGGTCCACCAGTGAACTACAACAGACGGTGGCGCGGATGGAACACAACCATGGAAGATCAGAAATCAGACTACAACAAGCTCCAGTCACTTCTAACCTCCATGTGCTTCAAAAAGTACGCACAAAAAGACGACATAGCCGTGTGGCAGAAACTCTCAGACAAATCTTGTTACGACAAGATCGCAAAGAACATGGAAGCTTACCCTCCAAAATGTGACGACAGCATTGAACCTGACTCCGCTTGGTACACTCCCCTCCGTCCCTGCGTGGTTGCACCGACCGCTAAAGTCAAGAACTCTGGACTCGGGTCGATACCGAAATGGCCCGAGAGATTGAACGTAGCGCCGGAGAGGATCTCTGATGTTCATGGAGGGAGCGCTAGTGGTTTGAAACACGATGATGGTAAGTGGAAGAACAGGGTTAAGCATTACAAGAAAGTGTTACCGGCTCTTGGGACAGATAAGATAAGGAATGTTATGGATATGAACACTGTTTATGGAGGCTTCGCTGCTGCTCTTGTCAAGGATCCTGTTTGGGTCATGAACGTTGTCTCGTCCTACAGCGCCAATACGCTTCCTGTTGTCTTTGATCGTGGTCTCATTGGAACCTACCACGACTGGTAA
- the LOC117134370 gene encoding uncharacterized protein LOC117134370: MVEEVVGLDVWESIKTSSVGVILRLKELNYTWSAKAVHHLLTNQLVVNNIHEIWSAIEGQPIRFSLYEFGDITSLNCEPFNINDEVEIDHKPFWEELGVSPSHGPMLSELQSLFTKIRNWSFEKRRMIGLLCVLSIGVLGISPDSRIPLDQAKRVLDIEAFDRYPWGRVGFSSLVNSVKIVSYEGRNKYTLRGCVHALFIWVYESIPGIGHEYGNHIEGNQVPLLSWYGSRGRINWDEFYKKEKSLHLKVRVRHLIVKQEAEIYPQWPEDKVDDDLHNLITYILHGELDDTYWNLNSRTAPVPNKEKRKLVSEEQECMKKKCQKRGHPLMLVDPALTQVEMIHSNLA, from the exons ATGGTGGAAGAAGTAGTTGGTTTAGATGTGTGGGAATCCATTAAAACATCATCTGTTGGAGTTATTCTGAGGCTGAAAGAGCTGAATTATACCTGGTCAGCCAAGGCGGTTCATCATTTACTTACAAACCAATTGGTGGTTAATAATATCCATGAGATATGGTCTGCTATAGAAGGTCAGCCAATTAGGTTTTCGCTATATGAGTTTGGTGATATTACGAGTTTAAATTGCGAGCCTTTCAACATAAATGACGAGGTGGAGATTGATCATAAGCCATTTTGGGAAGAGCTTGGTGTCTCTCCTTCACATGGTCCTATGCTTTCTGAGTTGCAGTCGTTGTTCACTAAAATTAGGAATTGGTCGTTTGAGAAGAGAAGAATGATTGGTTTACTATGTGTCTTGTCTATTGGAGTACTTGGCATCTCTCCAGACAGTAGAATTCCTTTGGATCAAGCAAAGAGAGTCCTAGACATAGAAGCATTTGACAGATACCCTTGGGGGCGTGTGGGATTTTCTAGCCTGGTAAATTCAGTGAAAATTGTTTCATATGAAGGAAGGAACAAGTATACACTTCGCGGATGCGTACACGCTCTCTTCATCTGGGTGTATGAGTCGATACCTGGTATTGGGCATGAATATGGGAATCATATTGAGGGTAACCAAGTTCCTCTTCTCTCCTGGTATGGATCTCGTGGTCGTATAAACTGGGATGAGTTTTATAAAAAGGAGAAAAGTCTCCATCTGAAG GTACGAGTCAGACATCTCATTGTCAAGCAAGAAGCTGAGATATACCCTCAATGGCCAGAGGACAAGGTTGATGATGATCTTCACAACTTGATCACATACATTCTACATGGTGAGCTCGATGATACGTATTGGAACTTGAACTCGCGTACTGCACCAGTACCAAACAAAGAGAAAAGGAAATTGGTGAGTGAAGAACAAGAgtgtatgaaaaaaaaatgccaaaagAGAGGACATCCACT CATGCTTGTGGATCCAGCCTTAACTCAAGTCGAGATGATACATTCCAACTTGGCCTAA